The Anaerolineales bacterium genome includes a region encoding these proteins:
- a CDS encoding XdhC family protein translates to MRDVLSDLQAWLAQGKAVALATVVSTWGSAPRPAGSKMLIDQDGAMVGSVSAGCVEGAVVEEALGVLRTGRPRLLRYGVADDTAWQLGLACGGEIRVLVEPVSGLLAQPGAFERWAAAIAERRSAVRAVVVGGPEAMIGSSRLVDGTGADGSTPPSQLTAAMEADGRELLASGSPEVRIYPQPEAEVEVFFDVDRPPPLLVIVGAVHIGVALCRLAKAAGYRVVVIDPRRGFNTAERLPEADDRLILWPDEALDSLGVTDGTAVAILSHDPKIDDPAVIAALRSPAFYVGALGSKRTNRLRHERLLEAGLTEEELGRLYAPIGLDIGGRAPEEIALSILAQIVGVRSGSELGLRSTNN, encoded by the coding sequence ATGCGGGATGTGTTGTCTGATCTGCAGGCCTGGCTGGCGCAGGGCAAAGCTGTGGCGCTGGCGACGGTTGTCAGCACCTGGGGCTCAGCCCCGCGGCCGGCCGGGTCCAAGATGTTGATCGATCAGGATGGTGCCATGGTCGGCTCGGTCAGTGCCGGCTGCGTCGAGGGCGCCGTTGTGGAAGAGGCCCTCGGGGTGCTGCGGACCGGCCGACCCCGGCTTCTGCGTTACGGCGTGGCCGATGACACCGCCTGGCAGCTCGGCCTGGCGTGCGGAGGAGAGATCCGGGTCCTGGTCGAGCCGGTGTCCGGACTGCTGGCGCAGCCCGGGGCCTTCGAGCGCTGGGCGGCGGCCATCGCCGAGCGCCGCAGTGCCGTGCGGGCGGTCGTGGTGGGTGGGCCGGAGGCGATGATCGGGAGCTCGCGGCTGGTCGACGGCACGGGAGCCGACGGGTCGACGCCGCCATCCCAGCTCACAGCGGCGATGGAGGCCGACGGTCGCGAGCTGCTCGCCAGCGGCAGCCCCGAGGTCAGGATCTACCCCCAGCCGGAGGCCGAGGTCGAGGTCTTCTTCGATGTCGATCGACCGCCGCCGCTATTGGTGATCGTCGGGGCGGTGCACATCGGCGTTGCGCTCTGCCGGCTGGCGAAGGCAGCCGGCTACCGGGTCGTCGTGATAGACCCTCGTCGCGGGTTCAACACGGCGGAGCGTTTACCCGAGGCGGACGATCGGTTGATCCTGTGGCCGGATGAAGCATTGGACTCACTGGGCGTAACCGATGGGACAGCGGTCGCCATCCTATCGCATGACCCGAAGATCGACGATCCGGCCGTCATCGCAGCCCTGCGCAGTCCGGCCTTCTACGTTGGAGCCCTTGGCAGCAAACGCACCAACCGTCTCCGGCATGAGCGCCTGCTGGAAGCCGGCCTGACGGAGGAAGAGCTTGGGCGGCTGTATGCCCCGATCGGCCTCGACATCGGCGGGCGGGCGCCGGAGGAGATCGCCCTGAGCATCCTGGCACAGATCGTTGGCGTTCGTTCGGGCTCGGAGCTTGGCCTGAGGTCCACCAACAACTGA